In one Chiloscyllium punctatum isolate Juve2018m chromosome 17, sChiPun1.3, whole genome shotgun sequence genomic region, the following are encoded:
- the gal3st1a gene encoding galactosylceramide sulfotransferase isoform X3, with protein sequence MLKQGKQWKSMCKGLVLGTLLTTCMILLYSYAAPPHQLSLQEIPVPYSCSYKPAHVRNVPRMNGSHFTSELSKICTPKEDIMFMKTHKTASSTILNILFRFGQKHHLKFAFPNGRNDFYYPSYFDRSQVKDYRPGMCFNIVCNHMRFNFEEVHKLLPEDTIYFTILRNPARLFESSFHYFGSVIPFTWKISGEDKLAEFLREPNRYYDPSGFNSHYLKNLLFFDFGYDNNLDINDPKVKKHIKTIDERFHLVMLLEHFDESLILLKDVMCWDLDDILYFKLNVRKDSTVSRMTGDLYEKATNWNKIDSMLYQYLNATFWKKVETYGFERMERDVEELRRRNDNMQSICIDGGRPVDANAIQEASLKPWQPLGERSIMGYNLKKNISRKHKKLCRKMLTPELQYLSELGVNLWITKLWSYIRDLLKW encoded by the coding sequence AATTCCTGTTCCTTATTCCTGCTCTTATAAACCTGCACATGTCAGGAATGTCCCCCGGATGAATGGCTCCCATTTCACCTCAGAGTTGAGCAAAATCTGCACCCCGAAAGAAGATATCATGTTCATGAAGACACACAAGACTGCTAGTAGCACTATTCTCAACATCCTCTTCCGCTTTGGGCAGAAACACCACCTGAAATTTGCTTTTCCCAATGGCAGGAATGATTTTTATTACCCATCATACTTTGATAGGAGCCAGGTGAAGGATTACAGGCCAGGCATGTGTTTCAACATTGTCTGTAATCATATGCGATTTAACTTCGAAGAGGTCCACAAGCTACTCCCTGAAGACACTATTTATTTCACCATTCTCAGGAACCCTGCACGTTTATTTGAGTCGTCTTTTCATTACTTTGGTAGCGTGATCCCATTTACCTGGAAAATAAGTGGAGAGGACAAACTGGCTGAATTCCTCAGGGAACCCAACCGATATTATGACCCAAGTGGTTTTAACTCCCATTACTTGAAAAATTTGCTATTTTTTGACTTTGGCTATGATAATAACTTGGATATCAATGATCCCAAAGTAAAGAAGCATATTAAAACTATTGATGAAAGATTCCATCTGGTGATGCTCCTCGAACATTTTGATGAATCACTTATTCTTTTGAAGGATGTGATGTGCTGGGACCTGGATGATATTTTATATTTCAAATTAAATGTACGAAAAGACTCCACTGTATCAAGAATGACTGGAGACTTATATGAGAAGGCAACAAACTGGAACAAAATTGATTCCATGTTGTACCAATACTTGAATGCTACTTTCTGGAAAAAAGTGGAAACATATGGGTTTGAACGCATGGAGCGTGATGTGGAAGAATTGCGCAGGCGCAATGATAACATGCAGTCAATCTGCATTGATGGTGGGCGCCCAGTGGATGCAAATGCCATTCAGGAGGCGTCATTAAAGCCATGGCAACCACTTGGTGAACGCTCAATCATGGGCTACAACCTGAAAAAGAACATTAGCAGAAAGCACAAGAAGCTCTGCAGGAAAATGCTCACCCCGGAGCTACAATATCTGAGTGAATTGGGAGTTAACCTGTGGATAACAAAATTATGGTCCTATATCAGGGATTTGTTAAAATGGTAG